A genomic window from Cloacibacillus evryensis DSM 19522 includes:
- a CDS encoding DUF554 domain-containing protein, with translation MELFSSIPLFGSIANAVFIVCGALAGLLLRKKIPAKIMELPVQGMALFVVTLGVGMAIKTQQPLVVIASIALGSLIGELMDLEGALEAASMKLENRIGDSAKGFSTGFITTSLIYCTGSMAVLGAFEEGLGGYPSLLLAKGLIDGLTSVAMAASLGFGVIFSAVPVFLYQGLLTLAAGWIQPFMSEAAVTEMSATGGLMLMGIGINLLGFMKIRVMNMLPGLIVAVILVRLFF, from the coding sequence TTGGAATTATTTAGCTCTATACCACTTTTCGGAAGCATCGCCAACGCTGTTTTTATCGTATGCGGGGCCCTCGCGGGACTTCTTCTCCGCAAAAAAATCCCGGCAAAGATAATGGAGCTGCCGGTTCAGGGAATGGCGCTCTTTGTCGTGACGCTCGGCGTCGGCATGGCAATAAAGACACAACAGCCATTGGTGGTCATCGCCAGCATCGCCCTCGGTTCGCTTATAGGCGAACTGATGGATCTCGAAGGAGCGCTCGAAGCGGCGAGCATGAAGCTCGAAAACCGCATCGGAGACAGCGCGAAGGGATTCTCAACGGGATTTATAACGACAAGCCTCATTTACTGCACCGGTTCGATGGCGGTGCTCGGAGCCTTTGAAGAGGGGCTCGGCGGATACCCCTCGCTGCTCCTCGCAAAGGGGCTCATCGACGGCCTCACCTCCGTGGCAATGGCGGCCTCGCTCGGCTTTGGCGTGATCTTTTCCGCCGTCCCCGTCTTTCTCTATCAGGGACTGCTGACCCTGGCGGCCGGATGGATACAGCCCTTTATGTCCGAAGCGGCGGTAACGGAAATGAGCGCGACGGGAGGGCTTATGCTCATGGGCATCGGCATCAACCTGCTCGGCTTTATGAAAATACGGGTAATGAACATGCTTCCGGGCCTCATAGTCGCCGTCATACTTGTGAGGTTATTTTTTTAG
- a CDS encoding cupin domain-containing protein: MLIDFEKIAASVIHNFYGGEKETEARMFFDGTNRIAYSTLAPGASVGMHLHDNGSEIVYVLKGRGMALYDGGTEELSPWLCHYCPKGHSHSIVNDGSEELIFLSVVPRQ; encoded by the coding sequence ATGCTTATAGATTTTGAAAAGATCGCGGCAAGTGTGATCCACAATTTTTACGGTGGCGAAAAGGAGACCGAGGCGCGGATGTTTTTTGACGGAACGAACCGCATCGCCTACAGCACGCTTGCGCCCGGTGCTTCGGTCGGAATGCACCTCCATGATAACGGCAGCGAGATTGTCTATGTACTTAAGGGCAGGGGGATGGCTCTCTATGACGGTGGCACGGAGGAACTCTCTCCTTGGCTCTGTCACTATTGCCCCAAGGGGCATTCACATAGTATCGTCAATGACGGCAGTGAAGAACTGATCTTTCTATCCGTCGTGCCGCGCCAGTGA
- a CDS encoding Glu/Leu/Phe/Val family dehydrogenase encodes MAVQKRTSTNVLLHTALQNFYDAAEEMGLEDGLVEVLSRPERAICVSVPVQMDDGSVRVFNGYRVQHSTVCGPAKGGLRFHPDVNLEECEALASLMTWKCSLAGIPYGGGKGGISVDPFELSPREREMMTRTFAARIAPFIGDWTDVPAPDVNTGGPEMVWIMDTVSKLRGHLEPGVVTGKPIAYWGSKGRTAATGLGVSTCVLELLKTQHIDPKDATIIVQGFGNVGTYNALFLQEAGAKIVGISDITGGYYNPNGIDIKAAKAYVEKHPKRILDGYTEPGLVKMSGEDILEQECLVLSPCALEGVISEKNAGKLKCKYIVEGANGPTRPEGDKILDERGIIVVPDFLANSGGVIGSYFEWVQDLAGFFWTEEEYNNRLVPIMKDNFKRVWDYAQEHNVKMRRAAFLVAIKRVADGLKIKGFFL; translated from the coding sequence ATGGCCGTACAGAAACGTACTTCCACCAACGTACTTCTCCACACAGCGTTGCAGAATTTCTATGACGCAGCAGAAGAGATGGGACTTGAAGACGGTCTCGTCGAAGTCCTCAGCCGTCCAGAGCGCGCAATCTGCGTCTCCGTCCCCGTCCAGATGGACGACGGCTCGGTAAGAGTATTCAACGGTTATCGCGTACAGCATTCGACAGTCTGCGGACCCGCCAAGGGCGGACTTCGCTTCCACCCGGACGTCAACCTTGAAGAGTGCGAAGCGCTTGCCAGCCTTATGACCTGGAAGTGCTCGCTCGCCGGTATTCCTTACGGCGGCGGCAAGGGCGGAATCTCCGTGGATCCCTTCGAGCTCTCACCGCGTGAGCGCGAAATGATGACCCGCACATTCGCAGCCCGCATCGCTCCCTTCATCGGCGACTGGACTGACGTTCCCGCTCCCGACGTCAACACCGGCGGCCCCGAAATGGTCTGGATCATGGACACCGTCTCCAAACTCCGCGGCCACCTCGAGCCCGGCGTCGTAACAGGCAAACCGATCGCCTACTGGGGATCAAAGGGCCGCACGGCGGCAACCGGACTCGGCGTTTCGACCTGCGTGCTCGAACTGCTCAAGACGCAGCACATCGATCCTAAAGACGCCACCATCATCGTGCAGGGCTTCGGCAACGTCGGGACCTACAACGCCCTCTTCCTCCAGGAAGCCGGCGCGAAGATCGTCGGTATCAGCGACATCACCGGCGGCTACTACAACCCGAACGGGATCGACATCAAAGCCGCGAAGGCCTATGTCGAGAAGCACCCGAAACGCATCCTCGACGGATACACGGAACCCGGCCTCGTGAAGATGAGCGGCGAAGATATCCTCGAGCAGGAATGCCTCGTCCTCTCACCCTGCGCCCTTGAAGGCGTCATCAGCGAAAAGAACGCCGGCAAACTCAAGTGCAAATACATCGTCGAAGGCGCCAACGGACCGACGCGTCCCGAAGGCGACAAGATCCTTGACGAGCGCGGCATCATCGTCGTACCTGACTTCCTCGCCAACAGCGGCGGAGTCATCGGCTCATACTTTGAGTGGGTACAGGACCTCGCCGGATTCTTCTGGACCGAGGAAGAATACAACAACCGTCTCGTCCCGATCATGAAGGACAACTTCAAGAGAGTCTGGGACTATGCTCAGGAGCACAACGTGAAGATGCGCCGCGCGGCTTTCCTCGTCGCCATCAAACGCGTTGCCGACGGACTCAAGATCAAGGGCTTCTTCCTCTAA